From Canis lupus baileyi chromosome X, mCanLup2.hap1, whole genome shotgun sequence:
TTTGGTCGCAGATGATACCACCCACacctttgtaatatttttgtttgtttgctttgatcCAGCATATGTCGGAGAATATGCATTGCAGGACAGAGAACACCAAAATAGCCAATATGTTGCCTGGCAAGCAAATTGTCCCTGTTTGAGTGGGTGTTGCTTAATTTCAGTATGCGGGAGTCTTCCCCAGTTAGAGGCAACTCAGCTGAGAATTTGCCTAAGTGTACTCCGTAAAACCTAATTACAATGCCATTTTAATGGAGTGGGCTCTGGCCCTCCTCATGCAAGGCAGAGTGTGAATTTCGTGGCTTCTTGACCATCCTTCAAGGGAGTATCACACTGTTTCTTTGAAGTTTCTTAGATATGATGTACATGAAATGCCTCGTTTGTGCACTGGGTTTGCCTGCCCTGGGACAGGAGCACAGGGCCCTGTCCATTCCTGCTTTAGGTAGAGAGGTCTCTCTGGTTTGCCCACATTCCCAGTGTAGCTGTGAAGAGCAGTTCTCCATTCCGGGCTTCAGCCTGTCCATTCCCATACACACAATCTGCTATCTGCCCTTTCCTTATGATATGCTTAGCCTCACTTAGCCCAACCTTCTGCCTTGGAAGACTTGCAGACTCCCAGCCCCAAACCACATGGCCTCAAGGAATTTATACCCAACTGCTCTCATCTGgaactttctcctcttcctcatcccttCTTTTTGCTGACCTGTAGGTCTTCCAGAGGGTATCTCACCATCCTCTTATGATAGCTGCTCCTAGACTTGGTAATTCTGTGGGCAGTGgctcagtcttctttttttaccATTTCCCTCATACTACCATGGTTCTTCCAAAGAGCAGATGCTAAATTAATGCTTGAGAATTAGACGGTAAACAGGATTtctaatgtattatttaatttctcccACATTCCTGAATAAGCAGAGTAAatccagatatatatatacatatgtatctacATATATCtcttttatatagatatatataggcagatatatatgataatattaaAGACTGAAAGAATAAGCCAGGCCAAGAATTTAACACCTTTTACtgtcctatttctcttttttgtggtTCCCAAGTAATTTTCACGTGGagttatttcacattttcatGACAATCCCTATGCCAATAACATGCTATCTTGTTCTGgttaatagaaaatagaaaaggtcaAAAAAAATTGTACTCCTTGTACAACTTGGAAAAGCTACTCCTGAGATACTTCACATCAGCTTAAGATGCTCACAATCCTGACTTCAGAGTCTAAAGCAAGCATGAGCCCCATCTGGCCCCCCTGTCCATATTCTCTCCAGACTGGTAGAAGGGTGAGGTCCTATGGCACTGCACTGCTCTAAGTTTGGTGGCCCCCTTAGATCTCCTGCAGTCAGGATCTGGGCTGTTTCCTGAGCCCTCACTGTTAAGAGGTTGATGGTTTCCATCTTCAGGGTCCTCACCTTGACCTAGAAATTCTCCCTCTGCTGACTTGAGGTCACCCCCTTTGATGAGGTCCCTCACCTCCATGAGATGCCATGGAAAGAAGGAGGATTCATCATGTTACCACATTTGCACCTCTCAAGAGAGACAACATGAGACAAGGCTGTAAGCAGCCTCATTCTTTATAAGGAAAGGTATCCTTATTGTTACTCAGTGTTAGCACTTTGactctccactcccacccccaccccccagcccccacctttAGTCCCAGAATTTCATGTTCCTGAGACCATCCCTTGCTTGCCAGCCTGATGACCTTGAGAAATCTAGAAGTCATTTATCAGTAAAGGGACTCTCTCTCGTAAGTCTTGTCTTGTAGGAATGTTGGAATGCACATTGTATTGTAATGCGCTTGGCATACTTATTGGGAAATATTGGATCTTTAATCATTGATAGTTATCATATGATTATTTTGAAACCCCAAATTATCAACctcccattaattttttttcttaattgagtaGATATTAGAGAATATACGGTTGTTCTtcaataaatagtctttaataaGCTACACAAATCCAGGATAGATAacttttaatattagaaaagaaagactaaaagaaataaagcaaaaaactgaaagtattaaacttttaaaaagttttttcatGCACTTTGTAGTCCCAACTATTCTGCTGTTGGATTCTTCCACATCTCCATGAAAATCCTGTTCTGATGCCATGTCATCTTGGCTGGATCATGAacaaatactgaatatttttaaattgttttacaaATACCAAAAGTGGAACGTTAAAACCTTTTAAATAGCAAAATTGGGTATCTATGTTgctcatatatttatattctgaaGCTAagtaaaattcatattaaaagaaaaacatttgaaaaaatactatATAGCTTTACTTGATGTCTAtgtgtatgtttctttttatgtatctttacTAGAACAACTCATATGAGGAACAAAAAAGTGTTTTGTTAAAACTACACCCCCCTCAACCCACACTACTTAAAATGCTGAATGCTATCTTATATGTGAGATCTCTGCTTTCTAAGagaaaaaacttttgaaaacacCGAAATAAATATAACCGTATGTGTGTTTCTAGAAGTTACCAGCTTAGAACAAGTATGAGGAAGAGCTTTTGTGTGCCCTCCATCCCTAGGCCTGCACCACTCACAAGGTGGACCGCCCGCCCCGCTGCAGCCCCGaggaggagccgccgccgccccgagCGCCTCCCTGGAGGCGGAGGAAGCCCAGCGCCGCCTCCAGGGCAGGCGGCCAGGCCGTGGCTGTGGCCGCGGCCGCGGCGGCCGAGGCCCCCCTGGCCGAGGCCAAGGCCCACCTGGCCGTGGCCGTGGTCGCGGCGGCCGAGGCCCCCCAGGCCGAGGCAGTGGCAGCCGAGGCCCCCCTGACCGTGGCCGTGGTCGCGGCGGCCGAGGCCCCCATGGCCGAGGCAGCGGCAGCCGAGGCCCCCATGGCCGAGGCCCCCCTGGCCGAGGCCCTGGGCCCCGCGCGCTCCTCCTGGTCTAGCAGAGCCTCGGCGTAGAGCTCGGGGAAGCAGCTGGGCACGGTGTCGTTGATCTTGGCGAGGACCTGCAGCACCTGCATCTTGCTGGTCTCGGCGCGGGCTCGCGGGCCCCACAGGAACTCGTGGCGCGGGGGGTCGCTGGCCGGCACCTGGCGGTACTCCAGGTAGCCCTGGCGCACCAGGTCTTGGGTGAGGAGCTTCCGGGGCTCCCCGAAGATCAGGTGCCACCTGCCCTCGTAGACGCCCAGCATGTGCAGGAACTCCCAGATGTCCTCCTCGGCGGCGCGGTTGCCCTTCATGAAGATGACGCCCAGCAGCGTCATGAGGAGGCCGGTCTTGGGCAGCTCCCGGGTgctggtggcggcggcggccaggCCCAGCTTGCTGACCAGCGCGTACGACTGGCTGCGGGCGTCGACCTCCCTGAGCTCCAGGCCGAAGACCAGCTCCAGGCGCTCGGCGGCGCACCGGAAGATCTCGGGGAAGTGCTCGCGGTACTTCCTGCCCACCGTCTTCTGCAGCGCGGCCCGCGGGACGGGCTCCCCGCTGCTGTGCTTCTCCAGCAGGAGCTGCACCAGCATGCTGGCCTTGCGGCTGAGGGGGTCCCTGCGGGCGCTGGGGCCGGGGGACCCGGCGGGGCTCCCGGCGCCCTGCTCCCGCGGCGACCccgaggcggaggcggaggcgcaggcggaggcggaggcgccGGGAGACCCGGGCTGCGGggggggcgccgccgccgcctcggggGCGCGCGGGGGACTCCCCTGCAGGCTCAGCGAGGGGATGCGGGGGGCctcctcggccgccgccgcctccgccgcctccgccgcctccgcctccgcctccgcctccgccgcctccgcctccgcctccgccacCGCCGCTGCGGCCGCCGCCACCCCGACACTCTCCTCCCCGTGGCCCTCGTGGCGTTTCTTGCGGGCACGGAGCTTGCTCTTTTGGCCCCGAGGCATGGCGACCCTGGGCAGGGCTGGCGGGCAGCGGGGGCACCTGGAGAGCGGGACAGTGAGGCGGGGTGAGCCCCttggcggcggggcccggggtgcGCCCTGCCTGGGGGTCACTGGGGGCGACGGTGGAGACCCGCGTCCgggtgcggggcgggggaggccctCTCCGGTCACGTGCAAGATCGGCAGGTGAGTTGTTGGCAAGCTccgggtccccccaccccagccctcctccccccccccccgcagcccgcccTCGGGGCCCTCCCTCCCTCGGGGCCCTCCCGCCCTCGGGGTCCTCCCGCCCTCGGGGTCCTCCCTCCCTCGGGGTCCGCCCTCCCGGGCCTGCTGCCTCGCCCTGACGCTGCCCACTCAGGCCCACGGCGGCAGGGCCTCGAGACTGGCTAGGAGCGAGCGAGGCTGACCACGCAGCCCCACGTGCCCGACACCGACGCCGACGCCGACACCAGCGAGCCTGAAAGCTGCGGCAGACGCGCCGAGGCTCCCTGGCCCGCGCCCCGCTGTCCCCCCTCGGGCGGTCCCCGGGAGCCCGCCTGCCGCCCCGTGCCCCCCCGTCCCGGGCCCGCAGCTCCGGGGCCCACAGCAGGGCGCGTGTTCTGAGGTGCGCTCGTTCCGGGGAGGGCGGCCTCAGCCCGACTCCCCGCGAGGCCCGGAACGGCCCCCGCGGCCGACCTGCTGCCTGCCCCCGACCAAGGAAGGCCCCACGTCCCCGGGTCCCCGGAGCACCCACCGCCACCAGGAGCGGGGCCTCCGCGTGGCCCCCGGGGTGGGtatggagccccccccccccccagccctcacGAAGGCCCTCCTTCTCGCCAGCGGGCCTGGGACTTCTCCCCGCGCTGCGCGGAGCCACGGTCCAGCAGCAGCCTCGGGCCAAGCCTGCAGTCCCTGAGCCCCCGCGGGGGCAGCAGCCATGGGGGCAGCCATGTTGGGGCCTCCGAGGCGCGGGAGCAGGGGCCGAGCGGGGCAGGGTGTGTGTGGACCCCCTTTCCCAGGGCAGATGGGGCCGGGGCTTGTCGGGGCGGCGTGCCCGCGGCCTTAACCCGGGACTCCTGGCTCCTGGCCGCGGACGGGCGCGTGGGACCGCCGTCTGGGCTCACCCTAGGCAGGAGCGGTCCGACTAGGCCTCGCCGCCCACCGCGTGGTCAGGAGGAAGTCGTCGAGGGCCACTTCCGGTCATGTGGGTCCGGGCCCCCGGGAAGCCCGCGTGGGCGGGAGGGCTGCGGCGTGCTGGGCGTGTGCTGGGGCGCAGGAGAGCGGCCTGCAGTTTGGCGCGCGCGGGCTTCCGCTGCCTCTGAGCAGCTCGGGGGCCTTCTCCCTCCGCTGCGCTGACGCCACTGCCCTCGGACCGAGGGTCTCATGTCCCTCCCAGCGTACCCCCGTAGGAAGTGTTTGGGGGCCTCCTCGTGCCTGCCAGGCCTGGGGCTACCCAATCCGATAGTCACCAGGTGATAGCTTTGGGGGAGCACGTGCCCTTTGGTGGGCACTCCCTCAGACgtctctccctgtctttccttgGCTCCCCCCTGCAGGAGTTGTGATACCTTCAACCTGCTGAGCTGAAGCCTTGCACCGATGACTTAAATTCTTTGAGACCCCAGATACATAGTGAAGGTTCGCTTTATCGGGGCACCCCTTCTTGTGACCCTCCGCAGCTTTCGTTAGGCGTTTACACCTTATTCCAGTCCTGTTTCAAATAACACAATAGTGTCGCTGTTACTGTAGGTTTGTTACAGCAGAGTCTTCCCAACTCCTCCCTTTCTATAGGTCAtactattgatttattttatccttAAGGTACAGTCATTGGTTGCAttgctcttattttattttgaacatagATACCTTTTTTAACGATGAAAAATAAGAAGATGCTTTATATTCCTTTATTCCCTCTCCAACTACCTCCTTTCTTTATGTAGTTCCACACTTCTGATCTatatcattttttcccctgaggccttcttttaacattttttacacAGTAGATCTACTAGTGACAAattcccttgttttttgtttgtattttttggcTGAGTGTCTTTTATTTCTCACTAACTTTTAAGGGTTTTCACTAGCTATAGAATTCCAGTTGGATGGTACTATTGggtttttcgttttgttttcaATGCCTTAAAAATTTACTCTCTTTTTGTTTGTGTGGTTTTTGAAGAGCAATTGGATGTAACTAATCTTTGTGTCTTTATGTTAAGTCCCACCTGTGCCCAGTTTCTCTGAAGAattctttctctttggttttctgcAGTGTTTGATATACCTGGGTGTAGTTTTGgggaggtttgtttgttttttggtatttatcctgCATGGTTTCCTCTGAGATTCTTAGTTCTATGACTTATTTTTGCTCATTACTTTTGGCAAATTCTCATTCATTATCTGtttaaatattctgtttcttctccttctcttattCCTGCTATGCAAAGGTTAGGTCTTTTGTAATTGTCCCACTATCCTtgattcttctcttctcttctcttctcttctcttctcttctcttctcttctcttctcttctcttctcttctcttctcttctcttctcttctcttctcttctctttttccccgcgattttctctttgacttttaCTTTGAGGAGTTTACTTTGACATCTCTAACTTTCCTGTGACTCTGCTTGGCCATGTCTAGTCTGCTAGGTTGCCTATCAtaggcatttttcatttctgttacaatGATTTTGATTTCTCACCTTTCCTTTTGATGCTTTCCTAAAGTTTCCATCTCTCTACCCACTGTTCTTGCATGTTGCTCATTTTTACCTAGGATCTCAATTAGAACTATTCTAAGATTCTAGTCTGATAATTCCAAATTATCTTCCATATCTGAGTGTGGTTAATTTACTTGCTTTGTCTCATCagactttgtttttcttgccaCTTAGCTTagcttgtaattttttgttgaaactAGACATGATTTATTAGGTAATAGGAACTGAGTGAAATTAGTCCTTAGTGTGAGAGAGTATATGTTTATCTTAATAAGAGACTGTGTTCACTGTTTGGTGTTACTTTTGGTAGCTGAGGTTTCCATTTCCATGAGTgttcttgtttttggttttccttaGAAACTTCTCCATAAATAGTCTGAGCCTTGCAGTCTTTAGCTGTAATTCTCTACTATTCTATTGGAAACTTATTGATGTGGTGGTAAGATGTGTGGGGAGAAGTGTTCTATAATCCCATTATTAGTTTGCCATATTTAAGTGATTTTGTGCCCCTGGGCTTTTAGCTTCACAAGTGCTCCTCagctctccctccacctgcctaATGTGAGATGGGGTGGCAAGAGAGGCTGGAGTCAGGATTTTTGCTTCACTCAGATTTCATGTAGAGAAAACCATCTGGGCCTGTCTTTCAAAATGGAAACTTTTTCCTGGATATATTTCAAAAGggttttccctctcttcctgtcAGAAACATGAGGAAATTTTTCATGGATCTTTACTATGAGAACTTGGTGCA
This genomic window contains:
- the LOC140628561 gene encoding melanoma-associated antigen B4-like codes for the protein AEAAEAAAAEEAPRIPSLSLQGSPPRAPEAAAAPPPQPGSPGASASACASASASGSPREQGAGSPAGSPGPSARRDPLSRKASMLVQLLLEKHSSGEPVPRAALQKTVGRKYREHFPEIFRCAAERLELVFGLELREVDARSQSYALVSKLGLAAAATSTRELPKTGLLMTLLGVIFMKGNRAAEEDIWEFLHMLGVYEGRWHLIFGEPRKLLTQDLVRQGYLEYRQVPASDPPRHEFLWGPRARAETSKMQVLQVLAKINDTVPSCFPELYAEALLDQEERAGPRASARGASAMGASAAAASAMGASAAATTATVRGASAATASAWGASAAATTATARWALASARGASAAAAAATATAWPPALEAALGFLRLQGGARGGGGSSSGLQRGGRSTL